One window of Equus asinus isolate D_3611 breed Donkey chromosome 7, EquAss-T2T_v2, whole genome shotgun sequence genomic DNA carries:
- the LOC106839152 gene encoding SLC35A4 upstream open reading frame protein-like: MADDKDSLPKLKDLAFLKDQLETLQRRVEDEVNSGVGQDGSLLSSPFLKGFLAGYVVVKLRASAVLGFAVGTCTAIYAAQAYAVPIVEKTLRDYLRSLCKGPD, encoded by the coding sequence ATGGCGGATGACAAGGATTCTCTGCCCAAGCTTAAGGACTTGGCGTTTCTCAAGGACCAGCTGGAGACCCTGCAGCGGCGTGTGGAAGATGAAGTCAACAGCGGTGTGGGCCAGGACGGCTCGCTGTTGTCCTCCCCATTCCTCAAGGGCTTCCTGGCTGGCTATGTGGTGGTGAAACTGAGGGCATCAGCAGTATTGGGCTTTGCCGTGGGCACCTGCACTGCCATCTACGCAGCTCAGGCATATGCTGTGCCCATTGTGGAGAAGACATTAAGGGACTATCTGCGGTCACTGTGCAAGGGACCTGACTAG